In Helianthus annuus cultivar XRQ/B chromosome 3, HanXRQr2.0-SUNRISE, whole genome shotgun sequence, a single window of DNA contains:
- the LOC110904236 gene encoding eukaryotic translation initiation factor 3 subunit A, translated as MATFAKPENALKRAEELINVGQKQDALQALHDLITSKRYRAWQKTHEKIMFKYIDLCVDMRRGRFAKDGLIQYRIICQQVNVNSLEEVIKHFMDLSTNKAELARTQAQALEEALDVDDLEADKRPEDLILSYVSGEKGKDRSDRELVTPWFKFLWETYRTVLEILRNNSKLMALYADTAHRAFQFCKQYKRTTEFRRLCEIIRNHLANLNKYRDQRDRPDLTAPESLHFYLDTRFEQLKVATELRLWQEAFRSVEDIYGLTSMVKKMPKSSLMAVYYAKLTEIFWISSSHLYHAYAWFKLFQLQKSFNKNLNQKDLQLIASSVLLAALSAPPYDHLKTASHLELEHEKERNLRMYNLIGFNIDAKLLETREVLSRSSLLADLVSKGVMTYVTQEVKDLYYLLENEFLPLDLTSKVQPLLAKIAKLGGKLVSASSVPEVHLSHYVPALEKVATLRILQQVSRVYRTIKVETLSKMVPFFDFSAVERISVEAVKHNFIAMKIDHMKGAVIFGELGFESDVLQDHLSSLAVNLNKSWSMIYPCQTKASKLSAMLPSLGDIVDKEHKKLLARKSIIEKRKEDQERHLLEMEREEESKRLKLQKKTEEAEQKRLASEFEERKHQRIRREIEEREQKEAQDLLNDVIKKKGKKPPIIEGEKVTKQTLMELAMQEQVRERQEMEKKMQKLIKTMDHFERAKREEAAPLIEAAFQSRLAEEKLLHEREQQHEVEFSRLRHDGDVREKNRLARVLEHKMEFEERVVSRRQAEYNRLRAEREERLSQVLKVRKEERDIKRKMLYFLRTEEERLTRLREEEEARKRQEAERRRKEEMERRAKLDEIAERQRKREEELEERERLRKEAILRGTPIDKPLADVPGLGSAAPAPAAAPAAAAAGGGGGGKYVPKFRRSAAAEPAAPPPVQSSDRWGSGNPPPSDKWRPSFGGAKSKFSR; from the exons ATGGCGACTTTTGCTAAACCGGAAAATGCTTTGAAACGAGCTGAAG AGCTGATAAACGTCGGGCAGAAACAGGATGCACTTCAAGCTCTTCATGATCTTATTACATCAAAGAGGTACAGGGCATGGCAGAAAACCCATGAGAAGATCATGTTCAAGTACATCGACCTTTGCGTTGACATGAGGAGGGGAAGGTTTGCTAAAGACGGTCTAATCCAATACCGTATAATCTGTCAGCAAGTTAACGTTAACTCACTAGAGGAAGTCATAAAGCACTTTATGGATCTTTCTACCAACAAGGCCGAGCTTGCTCGTACTCAGGCACAGGCCTTGGAAGAAGCTCTCGATGTTGATGATCTCGAAGCCGATAAACGACCAGAAGATCTAATCTTGAGTTACGTTAGTGGTGAAAAGGGAAAAGATCGTTCTGATCGGGAGCTTGTTACTCCATGGTTTAAGTTCTTGTGGGAGACTTACCGGACCGTTCTCGAAATCCTGAGAAATAACTCCAAGTTAATGGCTCTGTATGCCGACACAGCTCACCGTGCTTTCCAGTTCTGCAAACAATACAAACGTACAACCGAGTTTCGCAGGCTTTGTGAGATAATACGGAACCATCTCGCAAACCTTAACAAGTACCGAGACCAGAGGGACAGGCCCGACTTAACTGCGCCAGAAAGTCTACATTTCTATCTCGATACAAGATTCGAGCAGTTGAAAGTTGCAACGGAGCTTCGACTCTGGCAGGAAGCCTTTCGTTCAGTTGAAGATATATACGGGTTGACAAGCATGGTTAAGAAAATGCCCAAGTCGTCGTTAATGGCTGTTTATTACGCAAAGTTGACAGAGATCTTTTGGATTTCATCTAGTCATTTATATCATGCGTACGCATGGTTTAAACTTTTTCAACTTCAGAAGAGCTTTAATAAGAACCTTAATCAGAAAGACCTGCAACTAATAGCTTCATCCGTTTTGTTAGCTGCACTTTCGGCTCCACCCTATGATCATCTCAAAACTGCATCCCATTTAGAATTGGAACATGAAAAAGAGCGAAATTTAAGGATGTATAATCTTATCGGATTCAACATTGATGCAAAGCTGCTTGAAACGAGAGAAGTG CTCTCCCGGTCATCTCTTTTGGCCGATCTGGTTTCTAAAGGCGTGATGACATACGTAACTCAGGAAGTTAAAGATCTATATTATCTTCTCGAAAATGAATTTCTTCCACTAGATTTGACGTCAAAAGTACAGCCGTTGTTGGCGAAGATAGCGAAACTTGGTGGCAAATTGGTTTCAGCTTCATCGGTACCCGAAGTTCATCTGTCTCACTACGTTCCTGCATTGGAAAAAGTAGCTACTTTAAGGATTCTGCAACAG GTGTCTCGAGTGTATCGGACTATTAAAGTTGAAACTTTATCGAAAATGGTTCCTTTCTTCGACTTCTCAGCTGTGGAACGGATCTCTGTTGAGGCTGTCAAACATAATTTCATTGCTATGAAAATTGACCATATGAAGGGTGCTGTTATATTTGGTGAATTGGGTTTTGAATCCGACGTTTTGCAAGATCACTTGAGTTCTCTTGCGGTCAATTTGAATAAATCTTGGTCTATGATATATCCTTGTCAAACAAAAGCGTCAAAACTGAGTGCGATGCTGCCAAGTCTGGGAGATATAGTAGATAAAGAGCACAAAAAGCTTCTTGCCCGGAAATCTATTATTGAGAAACGCAAGGAGGATCAAGAACGCCATCTACTTGAGATG GAACGAGAAGAGGAGAGTAAAAGACTGAAACTTCAGAAGAAAACGGAAGAGGCAGAACAGAAACGACTTGCAAGTGAGTTTGAAGAAAGGAAGCACCAACGCATTCGTAGGGAAATAGAGGAGCGTGAGCAGAAAGAAGCACAAGACCTACTAAATGACGTTATCAAAAAGAAAGGAAAGAAGCCTCCAATCATCGAGGGG GAGAAGGTGACAAAGCAGACTTTGATGGAGTTAGCAATGCAAGAACAGGTTAGAGAACGACAGGAAATGGAAAAGAAAATGCAAAAACTAATCAAAACGATGGATCATTTCGAAAGAGCAAAGAGAGAAGAGGCAGCACCTTTGATTGAAGCTGCGTTCCAAAGCCGTTTAGCTGAAGAGAAACTCCTTCATGAACGGGAGCAGCAG CATGAGGTCGAGTTTAGCCGATTACGCCATGATGGAGATGTGAGGGAGAAGAATAGGCTTGCTCGCGTTTTGGAACACAAG ATGGAATTTGAAGAAAGAGTAGTGAGCCGACGGCAGGCAGAGTACAACAGATTGAGAGCGGAGAGGGAGGAACGGCTCAGCCAAGTTCTCAAGGTACGAAAAGAAGAGAGGGACATAAAGAGGAAAATGCTTTACTTTCTCAGGACTGAAGAGGAAAGGCTCACTAGATTGCGTGAGGAAGAGGAAGCTCGCAAACGTCAAG AGGCTGAAAGACGAAGAAAGGAGGAAATGGAGCGTAGGGCAAAGCTGGATGAAATAGCTGAAAGACAAAGGAAACGAGAAGAGGAACTGGAAGAAAGAGAGAGGCTTAGGAAGGAAGCTATCTTAAGGGGGACACCCATCGATAAGCCTTTAGCTGATGTTCCTGGGCTAGGATCTGCCGCTCCAGCACCAGCGGCGGCTCCTGCTGCCGCTGcagcaggtggtggtggtggtggtaagtaCGTGCCCAAGTTTCGTAGAAGTGCGGCGGCAGAGCCAGCAGCACCGCCACCAGTGCAATCGTCTGATAGGTGGGGGAGTGGCAATCCGCCACCAAGTGATAAATGGAGGCCCTCTTTTGGTGGTGCCAAATCCAAGTTTTCACGGTGA